The Coffea arabica cultivar ET-39 chromosome 1e, Coffea Arabica ET-39 HiFi, whole genome shotgun sequence genome has a window encoding:
- the LOC113710582 gene encoding AT-rich interactive domain-containing protein 2-like, producing MKPSKELHIQKENDPVPKGWIEYICDDSLRLAIPVGPRFQADLPALPVSLHKNGQHNMHRKSRSSKWLSIKVWPTKGRSLEVSGDVIGKGRPKSCSCVSPGSVECVRQHINAKKIQLQSDLGPAFWQWKFESMGEDVSKLWTLEEQKKFKDVVRIHAKSFGQSLINSALEYLPCQSRETIVNYYLNVHILRRIAKQTRLGSSRIDTDDESEETPPAKGSRKRLQANHVTSSISKYVKTKYLMGRR from the coding sequence ATGAAGCCCTCAAAGGAACTCCATATCCAGAAGGAGAACGATCCAGTTCCTAAAGGTTGGATAGAGTACATATGTGATGATAGTCTCAGACTCGCAATTCCAGTCGGACCTCGTTTTCAGGCTGATCTGCCAGCTTTGCCTGTTTCCCTACACAAGAATGGTCAGCACAACATGCACAGGAAATCTCGCAGTTCAAAGTGGTTAAGCATCAAGGTATGGCCAACTAAAGGCAGAAGCCTGGAAGTCTCTGGAGATGTGATCGGAAAAGGAAGACCCAAGTCTTGTTCATGTGTATCCCCTGGATCTGTTGAATGCGTTAGACAGCACATCAATGCTAAGAAAATCCAGCTGCAATCTGATCTGGGGCCTGCCTTTTGGCAATGGAAATTTGAAAGCATGGGAGAAGATGTTTCCAAGTTATGGACTTTGGAAGAACAGAAGAAGTTCAAGGATgttgtgagaatacatgccaaATCTTTTGGTCAGAGTTTAATCAATTCCGCCCTTGAGTACTTACCTTGTCAAAGCAGAGAGACAATAGTAAATTACTACTTAAATGTACATATTCTACGGCGAATAGCTAAACAAACCAGGTTGGGCTCTTCAAGGATTGACACAGATGATGAATCGGAAGAGACTCCTCCTGCCAAGGGATCTAGAAAGCGGCTCCAGGCCAATCATGTTACCTCAAGTATTTCCAAATATGTGAAGACCAAATACCTGATGGGTCGAAGATGA
- the LOC113710715 gene encoding uncharacterized protein — protein sequence MGLFYAENFLKKVGLGKEDYHFWKQIGKALLCTYTLFGVAWLWNETSPLGWWTLKPQPKEEQELAHLYERPNFPYPGDKEAMEEFIAKGGMIGTTIGPKGIIETDKDSINFQKNLQDKKFEQEAFKLWMRMKNEVVSELQQKGFDVE from the exons ATGG GTCTGTTTTACGCCGAGAACTTTTTGAAGAAAGTTGGGCTAGGAAAAGAAGACTATCACTTCTGGAAGCAAATAGGCAAGGCATTGTTGTGCACCTACACGCTTTTTGGCGTAGCTTGGCTGTGGAACGAGACGTCACCGCTTGGCTGGTGGACTTTAAAGCCCCAGCCTAAGGAGGAACAGGAGCTAGCCCATCTCTACGAGCGCCCAAATTTTCCATATCCAGGTGACAAGGAGGCAATGGAGGAGTTCATTGCTAAGGGTGGGATGATTGGAACTACAATTGGGCCGAAAGGCATCATCGAAACAGATAAAGATTCGATCAATTTTCAAAAGAATTTGCAGGACAAGAAGTTTGAGCAGGAGGCTTTTAAGCTGTGGATGAGGATGAAGAATGAAGTCGTATCTGAGCTTCAGCAAAAAGGCTTTGATGTTGAGTAA
- the LOC113710693 gene encoding protein NRT1/ PTR FAMILY 8.2, which translates to MAEDDLYTKDGTVDCRGNPAKKNETGTWRACPYILGNECCERLAYYGMSSNLVLFFKHRLGQHNATASKNVSDWSGTCYITPLIGAFFADAYLGRFWTIACFSIIYVLGMTLLTLSASIPGLKPTCHGKESCHATGTQSSVVFLALYLIALGTGGIKPCVSSYGADQFDDTDEVEKKHKASFFNWFYFSINIGGLIASSVLVWVQDNVGWGWGFGIPAVTMAIAAVSFFSGSRLYRNQKPGGSPLTRLCQVLVASFKKYKVEVPEDKSLLYECKDTESAIEGSRKLGHTSDLVFFDKAAVERESDYKRGSVDPWRLCTVTQVEELKAIIRLLPIWATGIIFSSVYGQMSTLFVLQGETMNTYVGHSTFQIPPASLGIFDTLSVIFWVPVYDRIIVPVARKFTGHKNGLTQLQRMGIGLLISIFAMLSAGILELVRLRYVKRHNSYDLEEIPMSIFWQVPQYFIIGCAEVFTFIGQLEFFYEQAPDAMRSLGVALSLTTVALGNYLSSLLVTIVTRISTKNGKPGWIPNNLNRGHTDYFFWLLAVLSVLNLGAYILIAKWYTYKKPVGTLR; encoded by the exons ATGGCAGAGGATGACTTGTATACTAAGGACGGGACAGTTGACTGCCGTGGTAATCCTgccaagaaaaatgaaactgggacttggagagcctgtcCTTACATCTTAG GAAATGAATGTTGTGAAAGATTGGCATATTATGGAATGAGTTCTAATCTGGTGCTATTTTTCAAGCATCGACTTGGACAGCACAATGCCACTGCTTCTAAAAATGTATCTGATTGGTCTGGGACATGCTATATCACACCCTTAATTGGAGCATTTTTTGCAGATGCATATCTTGGAAGATTTTGGAcaattgcttgtttctcaatcatCTATGTTCTG GGGATGACATTGTTGACATTATCAGCCTCAATCCCCGGTCTGAAGCCAACCTGTCATGGAAAGGAATCTTGCCATGCAACAGGAACACAGAGTTCTGTTGTCTTTTTAGCTCTTTATCTCATAGCATTGGGAACTGGTGGTATAAAGCCTTGTGTATCTTCCTATGGAGCCGATCAGTTTGATGACACAGATGAGGTTGAAAAGAAGCACAAGGCTTCTTTCTTTAATTGGTTCTATTTTTCAATCAACATTGGTGGACTTATTGCTTCATCAGTGCTGGTCTGGGTACAAGATAATGTGGGTTGGGGATGGGGATTTGGCATTCCAGCCGTAACAATGGCAATTGCTGCGGTTAGTTTCTTTTCAGGTTCTCGATTGTATCGTAACCAAAAACCAGGAGGAAGCCCTTTGACGCGCTTGTGCCAAGTGCTTGTTGCATCTTTCAAGAAGTATAAAGTTGAAGTGCCTGAAGACAAGTCTTTGTTGTATGAATGCAAAGATACTGAATCTGCAATAGAAGGAAGTCGGAAGCTTGGGCATACTAGTGATCTTGT TTTCTTTGACAAGGCAGCCGTTGAGAGGGAATCTGACTATAAAAGGGGCTCTGTAGATCCTTGGAGACTTTGTACGGTGACTCAAGTTGAGGAGCTAAAAGCCATAATACGATTGCTTCCTATATGGGCAACAGGTATCATCTTCAGCAGTGTGTATGGTCAAATGAGCACCCTGTTCGTCTTACAAGGAGAAACGATGAATACTTATGTGGGACATTCTACCTTCCAAATCCCGCCTGCATCACTTGGGATTTTTGACACCCTGAGTGTCATATTCTGGGTTCCTGTTTATGACCGAATTATTGTCCCGGTTGCCAGAAAGTTCACAGGTCACAAAAATGGCTTGACTCAGCTTCAGAGAATGGGAATCGGGCTCCTCATATCGATCTTTGCCATGCTCTCAGCAGGGATCTTGGAACTTGTTAGATTACGCTATGTGAAAAGACATAACTCCTATGATCTTGAAGAGATACCCATGTCAATATTTTGGCAGGTGCCTCAGTATTTCATCATAGGTTGTGCAGAAGTTTTCACATTCATTGGACAGCTGGAATTCTTCTATGAGCAAGCACCTGATGCCATGAGAAGTTTGGGTGTTGCTCTCTCCCTGACCACAGTTGCCTTGGGAAACTACTTGAGTTCCTTGCTTGTGACCATTGTGACAAGAATTAGCACAAAGAATGGAAAACCTGGTTGGATACCGAATAATCTTAATCGCGGTCACACCGATTACTTCTTCTGGCTCTTGGCTGTGCTAAGCGTGCTGAATTTGGGAGCTTATATCCTCATTGCAAAGTGGTACACGTACAAAAAACCAGTTGGGACTCTTCGCTGA
- the LOC113710684 gene encoding protein NRT1/ PTR FAMILY 8.2-like, with amino-acid sequence MEADDYYTKDGTVDYRKNPADKRKTGTWKACPYILGNECCERLAYYGMSSNLMIYFTNQLNQHTAEASRNVSNWSGTCYIMPLLGAFLADSYLGRYWTIASFSIIYFIGMTLLTLSASVPGLKPACSAKDVCDPTGIQTTVSFLALYLVALGTGGIKPCVSSYGADQFDDADETEKNFKSSFFNWFYFSINIGALVASSFLVYIQLHVGWGWGFGIPAAAMAIAVVSFFSGTRIYRYQIPGGSPLTRLCQVLVASLRKYNVPLPADKSQLYEVADETSAIVGSRKLEHTKAFSFFDKAAVETESDLTNESKVSAWRLCTVTQVEELKSILRLLPVWATGIIVSAVYSQMGNLFVSQAEVMDTHLGNTRFKIPEASLSVFDTLSVIVWVPIYDKIITPFARKITGQKNGLTQLQRMGIGMVISILAIVSAAVLEIVRLGIVGRHNLYDAKLIPISVFLQVPQYFIIGCAEVFIFIGQIEFFYEQAPDSIRSLCAALSLTTGSLGSYLSSLLVQIVTKASTRGGKPGWIADNLNYGHLDYFFWLLAGLGVLNFGVFLAVAQRYTYKKAVGTKLSADK; translated from the exons ATGGAAGCAGATGACTATTACACCAAAGATGGAACAGTTGATTATCGTAAGAACCCTGCTGACAAGAGGAAAACCGGAACCTGGAAGGCCTGCCCTTACATCCTTG GAAATGAATGCTGTGAAAGATTGGCGTACTATGGAATGAGCAGCAATCTGATGATCTATTTCACAAACCAACTCAATCAGCATACCGCTGAAGCGTCAAGAAACGTCTCAAATTGGTCAGGAACATGCTATATCATGCCATTATTAGGAGCATTTCTTGCTGATTCATATCTTGGAAGATATTGGACGATCGCCAGCTTCTCAATCATCTATTTCATT GGCATGACACTTTTAACATTGTCGGCGTCCGTCCCGGGCCTAAAACCCGCCTGCTCTGCTAAAGATGTTTGCGACCCAACAGGCATTCAGACAACAGTAAGCTTCCTTGCACTCTACCTGGTAGCACTAGGAACTGGAGGGATCAAGCCGTGTGTCTCATCCTATGGAGCAGACCAGTTTGATGATGCTGATGAAACTGAGAAGAACTTCAAAAGCTCTTTCTTCAATTGGTTCTACTTCAGTATCAACATTGGGGCACTTGTTGCTTCATCTTTTCTGGTCTATATACAATTACATGTCGGGTGGGGATGGGGGTTTGGTATACCTGCTGCAGCTATGGCGATAGCTGTGGTCTCCTTCTTTTCAGGTACACGAATCTACCGTTATCAGATACCAGGAGGCAGTCCCTTGACTCGCCTATGCCAGGTCTTGGTGGCATCTCTGAGAAAATATAACGTTCCACTGCCTGCTGACAAATCTCAACTCTACGAGGTTGCAGATGAGACAAGTGCTATTGTAGGCAGTCGCAAGCTTGAACACACAAAAGCCTTCAG TTTCTTTGACAAGGCAGCGGTGGAGACAGAATCTGATCTCACAAATGAATCCAAAGTAAGCGCATGGAGACTTTGCACTGTGACACAAGTGGAGGAGCTAAAATCAATCTTAAGATTGCTACCTGTTTGGGCCACTGGCATTATCGTTAGCGCTGTTTACAGCCAAATGGGGAATTTATTTGTGTCGCAAGCCGAGGTCATGGATACACATTTAGGAAACACTAGATTCAAGATCCCAGAAGCATCCCTTAGTGTTTTCGACACTCTCAGTGTCATTGTCTGGGTTCCAATTTATGACAAAATAATCACCCCCTTTGCCAGAAAAATTACTGGTCAGAAAAATGGCTTGACACAGCTGCAGAGAATGGGCATTGGAATGGTCATATCAATTCTCGCCATTGTATCTGCGGCTGTTTTAGAGATTGTTAGGCTTGGAATAGTGGGGAGACATAACCTGTATGATGCGAAGCTGATACCAATTTCAGTATTCTTGCAGGTTCCTCAATACTTCATAATAGGCTGTGCAGAAGTTTTCATATTCATTGGACAGATAGAGTTTTTCTACGAACAGGCACCTGATTCCATAAGAAGCTTGTGCGCTGCTCTATCGCTCACCACCGGATCACTTGGTAGCTATTTGAGTTCTTTGTTAGTGCAAATTGTCACAAAAGCCAGCACCAGGGGTGGAAAACCAGGATGGATAGCGGACAACTTGAATTATGGCCATCTCGATTACTTCTTCTGGCTCCTAGCTGGGCTCGGCGTGCTAAATTTTGGAGTTTTTCTTGCGGTTGcccaaaggtacacatacaAAAAGGCGGTCGGAACTAAACTATCCGCTGATAAATGA
- the LOC113710724 gene encoding protein NRT1/ PTR FAMILY 8.2 isoform X2, with protein sequence MEADDYYTKDGTVDYRKNPADKRKTGTWKACPYILGNECSERLAYYGMSSNLMIYFTKQLNQHTADASRNLSNWSGTCYIMPLLGAFLADSYLGRYWTIASFSTIYFIGMTLLTLSASVPGLKPTCSAKDVCQPTGTQTTVCFIALYLVALGTGGIKPCVSSYGADQFDDADETEKNFKGSFFNWFYFSINIGALIASSLLVYIQLHVGWGWGFGIPAAAMAIAVVSFFSGTRIYRYQIPGGSPLTRLCQVLVASLRKHSVPLPADKSQLCEVADETSAIVGSRKLEHTDSFSFFDKAAVETESDLANESKVSAWRLCTVTQVEELKSIVRLLPVWATGIMFSAVYGQMGNLFVSQAEVMDTHLGKTSFEIPEASLTVFDTLSVIIWVPIYDTIITPFARKITGRKNGLTQLQRMGIGLVISVFAMVSAAVLEIVRLGIVKKHNLYDAELIPISVFWQIPQYFIIGCAEVFTFIGQLEFFYEQAPDSMRSLCAALSLTTTALGNYLSSFLVTIVTKASTRGGKPGWIPDNLNYGHLDYFFWLLAALSVLNFGVFLVIAQRYTYKKAVGILR encoded by the exons ATGGAAGCAGATGACTATTACACCAAAGATGGAACAGTTGATTATCGTAAGAACCCTGCAGATAAGAGGAAAACCGGAACCTGGAAGGCCTGTCCTTACATCCTTG GAAATGAATGCAGTGAAAGATTGGCGTACTATGGAATGAGCAGCAATCTGATGATCTACTTCACAAAGCAACTCAATCAGCACACTGCTGATGCTTCAAGAAATCTCTCGAATTGGTCAGGAACATGCTATATCATGCCACTACTGGGAGCATTTCTTGCTGATTCATATCTTGGAAGATATTGGACAATCGCCAGCTTCTCAACCATCTACTTCATT GGCATGACACTTTTGACATTGTCGGCATCGGTCCCAGGCCTAAAACCCACCTGTTCTGCCAAGGATGTTTGCCAGCCAACGGGCACTCAGACAACAGTCTGCTTCATAGCACTCTACCTGGTAGCGCTAGGAACTGGAGGGATCAAGCCGTGTGTCTCATCCTATGGAGCAGATCAGTTTGATGATGCTGATGAAACTGAGAAAAACTTCAAAGGCTCTTTCTTCAATTGGTTCTATTTCAGTATCAACATTGGGGCACTAATTGCTTCATCTTTATTGGTCTATATACAATTACATGTCGGGTGGGGATGGGGGTTCGGTATACCTGCTGCGGCAATGGCAATAGCAGTGGTTTCCTTCTTTTCTGGTACCCGAATCTACCGTTATCAGATACCAGGAGGCAGTCCCTTGACTCGCTTATGCCAGGTCTTGGTGGCATCTTTGAGAAAGCATAGCGTTCCACTGCCTGCTGACAAATCTCAACTTTGTGAGGTTGCAGATGAGACAAGTGCTATTGTAGGCAGTCGCAAGCTTGAACACACAGATTCCTTCAG TTTCTTTGACAAGGCCGCAGTGGAGACAGAATCAGATCTTGCAAATGAATCAAAAGTAAGTGCATGGAGGCTTTGCACTGTGACACAGGTGGAGGAGCTGAAATCAATCGTAAGATTGCTACCTGTTTGGGCCACTGGTATTATGTTCAGTGCCGTTTATGGTCAAATGGGGAACTTATTTGTATCACAAGCCGAAGTCATGGACACCCATTTGGGAAAAACTTCATTTGAGATCCCAGAAGCATCACTCACCGTTTTTGACACACTCAGTGTCATTATCTGGGTTCCGATTTACGACACAATAATAACCCCCTTTGCCAGAAAAATTACAGGTCGCAAAAATGGCTTGACCCAGCTGCAGAGAATGGGCATCGGACTGGTCATATCAGTTTTTGCTATGGTATCTGCAGCTGTTCTAGAGATTGTTAGGCTTGGAATAGTGAAGAAACATAACCTATACGACGCAGAGCTGATTCCAATTTCAGTGTTCTGGCAGATCCCTCAGTACTTCATAATAGGTTGTGCAGAAGTGTTCACATTCATTGGACAGCTAGAGTTTTTCTACGAACAGGCACCTGATTCCATGAGAAGCTTGTGCGCTGCTCTATCGCTCACCACCACCGCACTTGGCAACTATCTGAGTTCCTTTTTAGTAACGATCGTCACAAAAGCCAGCACTAGGGGTGGCAAACCAGGATGGATACCGGACAACTTAAACTATGGTCATCTGGATTACTTCTTCTGGCTCTTGGCTGCGCTCAGTGTGCTGAACTTTGGAGTTTTTCTTGTGATTGCCCAGAGGTATACATACAAGAAGGCAGTCGGAATCCTTCGCTGA
- the LOC113710724 gene encoding protein NRT1/ PTR FAMILY 8.2 isoform X1 has protein sequence MDFASASSCAPGLINSARENSCLIAHPLLDIMEADDYYTKDGTVDYRKNPADKRKTGTWKACPYILGNECSERLAYYGMSSNLMIYFTKQLNQHTADASRNLSNWSGTCYIMPLLGAFLADSYLGRYWTIASFSTIYFIGMTLLTLSASVPGLKPTCSAKDVCQPTGTQTTVCFIALYLVALGTGGIKPCVSSYGADQFDDADETEKNFKGSFFNWFYFSINIGALIASSLLVYIQLHVGWGWGFGIPAAAMAIAVVSFFSGTRIYRYQIPGGSPLTRLCQVLVASLRKHSVPLPADKSQLCEVADETSAIVGSRKLEHTDSFSFFDKAAVETESDLANESKVSAWRLCTVTQVEELKSIVRLLPVWATGIMFSAVYGQMGNLFVSQAEVMDTHLGKTSFEIPEASLTVFDTLSVIIWVPIYDTIITPFARKITGRKNGLTQLQRMGIGLVISVFAMVSAAVLEIVRLGIVKKHNLYDAELIPISVFWQIPQYFIIGCAEVFTFIGQLEFFYEQAPDSMRSLCAALSLTTTALGNYLSSFLVTIVTKASTRGGKPGWIPDNLNYGHLDYFFWLLAALSVLNFGVFLVIAQRYTYKKAVGILR, from the exons ATGGATTTCGCATCAGCTTCTTCAtg TGCACCAGGTTTGATTAATTCCGCAAGGGAAAACAGCTGTTTGATTGCGCACCCTTTGCTGGATATCATGGAAGCAGATGACTATTACACCAAAGATGGAACAGTTGATTATCGTAAGAACCCTGCAGATAAGAGGAAAACCGGAACCTGGAAGGCCTGTCCTTACATCCTTG GAAATGAATGCAGTGAAAGATTGGCGTACTATGGAATGAGCAGCAATCTGATGATCTACTTCACAAAGCAACTCAATCAGCACACTGCTGATGCTTCAAGAAATCTCTCGAATTGGTCAGGAACATGCTATATCATGCCACTACTGGGAGCATTTCTTGCTGATTCATATCTTGGAAGATATTGGACAATCGCCAGCTTCTCAACCATCTACTTCATT GGCATGACACTTTTGACATTGTCGGCATCGGTCCCAGGCCTAAAACCCACCTGTTCTGCCAAGGATGTTTGCCAGCCAACGGGCACTCAGACAACAGTCTGCTTCATAGCACTCTACCTGGTAGCGCTAGGAACTGGAGGGATCAAGCCGTGTGTCTCATCCTATGGAGCAGATCAGTTTGATGATGCTGATGAAACTGAGAAAAACTTCAAAGGCTCTTTCTTCAATTGGTTCTATTTCAGTATCAACATTGGGGCACTAATTGCTTCATCTTTATTGGTCTATATACAATTACATGTCGGGTGGGGATGGGGGTTCGGTATACCTGCTGCGGCAATGGCAATAGCAGTGGTTTCCTTCTTTTCTGGTACCCGAATCTACCGTTATCAGATACCAGGAGGCAGTCCCTTGACTCGCTTATGCCAGGTCTTGGTGGCATCTTTGAGAAAGCATAGCGTTCCACTGCCTGCTGACAAATCTCAACTTTGTGAGGTTGCAGATGAGACAAGTGCTATTGTAGGCAGTCGCAAGCTTGAACACACAGATTCCTTCAG TTTCTTTGACAAGGCCGCAGTGGAGACAGAATCAGATCTTGCAAATGAATCAAAAGTAAGTGCATGGAGGCTTTGCACTGTGACACAGGTGGAGGAGCTGAAATCAATCGTAAGATTGCTACCTGTTTGGGCCACTGGTATTATGTTCAGTGCCGTTTATGGTCAAATGGGGAACTTATTTGTATCACAAGCCGAAGTCATGGACACCCATTTGGGAAAAACTTCATTTGAGATCCCAGAAGCATCACTCACCGTTTTTGACACACTCAGTGTCATTATCTGGGTTCCGATTTACGACACAATAATAACCCCCTTTGCCAGAAAAATTACAGGTCGCAAAAATGGCTTGACCCAGCTGCAGAGAATGGGCATCGGACTGGTCATATCAGTTTTTGCTATGGTATCTGCAGCTGTTCTAGAGATTGTTAGGCTTGGAATAGTGAAGAAACATAACCTATACGACGCAGAGCTGATTCCAATTTCAGTGTTCTGGCAGATCCCTCAGTACTTCATAATAGGTTGTGCAGAAGTGTTCACATTCATTGGACAGCTAGAGTTTTTCTACGAACAGGCACCTGATTCCATGAGAAGCTTGTGCGCTGCTCTATCGCTCACCACCACCGCACTTGGCAACTATCTGAGTTCCTTTTTAGTAACGATCGTCACAAAAGCCAGCACTAGGGGTGGCAAACCAGGATGGATACCGGACAACTTAAACTATGGTCATCTGGATTACTTCTTCTGGCTCTTGGCTGCGCTCAGTGTGCTGAACTTTGGAGTTTTTCTTGTGATTGCCCAGAGGTATACATACAAGAAGGCAGTCGGAATCCTTCGCTGA